The Streptomyces camelliae genome window below encodes:
- a CDS encoding ester cyclase — translation MTFVQLIECRTSRLDEMNRLMDDWVAGTKGKRTATHALVGKDRSDAAHIVEVVEFPSYEEAMRNSNLPETDKIFQGMVALCDEMPTFIDLDVVRDERLAEDTVRRFFAALETRGELPPLNDLLDEDIHSHDPVNPQDTIGLDNARSEFRMWRGGFDFAFRVDDVLAQGDRACVRWTWNATHKGEFLGIPATGRDVVMTGMTLFRFADNGKIAEMWWQHDQLGLMQQLGALDELEQ, via the coding sequence ATGACCTTCGTACAGCTCATCGAGTGCAGGACGAGCCGGCTGGACGAGATGAACCGGCTCATGGACGACTGGGTCGCCGGGACCAAGGGGAAACGGACGGCGACGCACGCGCTGGTCGGCAAGGACCGCTCGGACGCGGCGCACATCGTGGAAGTGGTGGAGTTCCCGTCGTACGAGGAGGCGATGCGGAACTCGAACCTCCCGGAGACCGACAAGATCTTCCAAGGGATGGTCGCCCTGTGCGACGAGATGCCGACGTTCATCGATCTGGACGTCGTGCGGGACGAGCGGCTGGCCGAGGACACCGTACGGCGGTTCTTCGCGGCGCTGGAGACCCGGGGCGAACTGCCGCCGCTCAACGACCTGCTGGACGAGGACATCCACAGCCATGATCCGGTCAATCCGCAGGACACCATCGGGCTGGACAACGCGCGCAGCGAGTTCCGGATGTGGCGCGGCGGCTTCGACTTCGCGTTCCGGGTCGACGACGTGCTCGCCCAGGGCGACCGGGCCTGTGTGCGGTGGACCTGGAACGCCACGCACAAGGGCGAGTTCCTGGGGATCCCGGCCACCGGCAGGGACGTCGTCATGACCGGGATGACACTGTTCCGGTTCGCGGACAACGGCAAGATCGCCGAGATGTGGTGGCAGCACGACCAGCTCGGACTGATGCAGCAGCTGGGCGCGCTGGACGAGTTGGAGCAGTAG